A genome region from Paradevosia shaoguanensis includes the following:
- a CDS encoding GntR family transcriptional regulator, which produces MAETSSARKGKTGASGEKQQSLVEQAYERIKEKVITLHFLPGQYLNEAAICAQLDLGRTPVHQALQRLHLEGLVEVLPRKGIIVQPDSLAEILKILDSRLTVEPELARSAARRVAAGEVSEDELEKLRAIATATDANVEPPDIAAFTSNDRWFHREIATLSGNTMMGDFARMLHERSTRFWYLNLWQTIDVGATNRQHAQIADAVVAGREEEAGDFMQAHIKALRDRLEKLQAGAPVPGRFPAE; this is translated from the coding sequence ATGGCGGAGACTTCAAGCGCCAGGAAAGGCAAGACGGGAGCGTCTGGCGAGAAGCAGCAATCCCTTGTCGAGCAGGCCTATGAGCGGATCAAGGAGAAGGTGATCACCCTTCACTTCCTGCCCGGGCAATATCTCAACGAGGCGGCGATCTGCGCTCAGCTCGATCTCGGGCGGACGCCGGTGCATCAGGCGCTCCAGCGCCTGCACCTGGAAGGACTGGTGGAAGTGCTGCCGCGCAAGGGCATTATCGTCCAGCCGGACAGCCTCGCCGAAATCCTCAAGATTTTGGATTCCCGCCTGACGGTGGAGCCGGAACTGGCCCGCTCGGCGGCGCGCCGGGTGGCGGCGGGCGAAGTGTCCGAGGACGAACTCGAGAAGCTGCGGGCCATCGCCACGGCGACCGACGCCAATGTCGAGCCGCCCGATATCGCGGCCTTTACCAGCAATGACCGCTGGTTCCACCGCGAGATCGCGACGCTTTCGGGCAATACGATGATGGGCGATTTCGCGCGGATGCTGCACGAGCGCTCGACGCGGTTCTGGTATCTCAATCTCTGGCAGACGATCGATGTGGGCGCTACCAACCGGCAGCATGCGCAGATCGCCGATGCGGTGGTCGCGGGCCGGGAGGAAGAGGCGGGCGATTTCATGCAGGCGCATATCAAGGCGTTGCGGGATCGGCTGGAAAAGCTGCAGGCGGGGGCTCCGGTGCCGGGGCGGTTTCCGGCGGAGTAG
- a CDS encoding cupin domain-containing protein → MPSLEEILIQSNDMPWRAKSLKGVHEKMLWRDDATGASVALIKFEKGASIPTPHLHASNQMMFCLSGHYEYTKTGVTLKAGSFYCNPKGNVHGPTVAHEDTVVVEIYDGPHYPVRPDWYDNDEDAR, encoded by the coding sequence ATGCCCTCTCTCGAGGAGATTTTGATCCAGTCGAACGACATGCCCTGGCGGGCAAAGTCGCTCAAGGGCGTGCATGAGAAGATGCTGTGGCGCGACGATGCGACCGGCGCTTCGGTCGCCCTGATCAAGTTCGAGAAGGGCGCCAGCATCCCGACGCCGCACCTGCATGCGTCCAACCAGATGATGTTCTGTCTCTCGGGCCATTACGAATACACCAAGACGGGCGTGACGCTCAAAGCCGGCTCGTTCTACTGCAACCCCAAGGGCAATGTGCACGGGCCTACGGTCGCTCACGAAGACACTGTCGTCGTCGAGATCTATGACGGCCCGCACTATCCCGTGCGTCCGGACTGGTACGACAATGACGAGGATGCCCGCTGA
- a CDS encoding Ldh family oxidoreductase, which produces MTNAPNEPVSAEALAKAVAAIFEGCGVAPEAAAIVAEDLVAADIEGVASHGVMLVPMYVERLKAGSVAKGSQGQVVSDNDAAVVIDAGDVLGQLTARQAVAIAVERARKFGMATVAVRNAFHFGTAGRYARMMADSGAVGIVMSNTRPLMPATGGAQPLTGNNPLAIAVPSAGEFRPEVDMALSAVAMGKIRNAAAAGQSIPEGWAADKEGAPTTDPQKAIEGMLLPAAGPKGFGLAFMVDLLTGGLSGGNIGAEVNGLYGNMATPYRCSNVFIAIDVGHFVPEEQFEGRAKSELDRVSASRRAPGVERVFAPGELAYAARTGANGRAKVSPAAWKSLVETGASLGVDVQSYF; this is translated from the coding sequence ATGACCAACGCTCCCAACGAGCCGGTTTCGGCCGAGGCGCTGGCCAAGGCCGTCGCTGCGATCTTTGAAGGTTGCGGCGTGGCGCCGGAAGCCGCCGCGATCGTCGCCGAGGACCTGGTTGCCGCCGATATCGAAGGCGTCGCCTCCCATGGCGTGATGCTGGTGCCGATGTATGTCGAGCGCCTCAAGGCCGGTTCGGTCGCCAAGGGCTCGCAGGGGCAGGTCGTCTCGGACAATGACGCCGCCGTCGTGATCGATGCCGGCGACGTGCTCGGCCAGCTCACCGCCCGCCAGGCAGTGGCCATCGCCGTCGAGCGCGCCAGGAAGTTCGGCATGGCGACCGTCGCCGTGCGGAACGCCTTCCATTTCGGTACGGCCGGGCGCTATGCGCGCATGATGGCCGATTCAGGCGCGGTGGGCATCGTGATGTCCAATACGCGTCCGCTGATGCCGGCCACCGGTGGCGCGCAGCCGCTGACGGGCAACAATCCGCTGGCCATCGCCGTGCCGAGCGCGGGCGAGTTCCGGCCGGAAGTGGACATGGCGCTTTCCGCCGTGGCCATGGGCAAGATCCGCAATGCCGCCGCTGCCGGCCAGTCCATCCCCGAGGGTTGGGCAGCCGACAAGGAAGGCGCGCCGACCACCGATCCGCAGAAGGCCATCGAAGGCATGCTGCTGCCGGCTGCCGGCCCCAAGGGTTTCGGTCTCGCCTTCATGGTCGACCTGCTGACCGGCGGGCTTTCGGGCGGCAATATCGGCGCCGAGGTCAATGGCCTCTACGGCAACATGGCAACGCCCTATCGCTGCTCGAACGTCTTCATCGCCATCGATGTCGGACACTTCGTGCCTGAGGAGCAGTTCGAAGGCCGGGCCAAGTCGGAGCTCGATCGTGTTTCGGCTTCGCGCCGCGCGCCTGGTGTCGAACGCGTGTTCGCGCCCGGCGAGCTCGCCTATGCCGCCCGCACTGGCGCCAATGGCCGCGCTAAAGTTTCACCCGCCGCCTGGAAAAGCCTGGTCGAGACGGGTGCCTCACTGGGCGTCGACGTCCAGTCTTACTTCTAA
- a CDS encoding RidA family protein, giving the protein MKEQITSDKLAKPNGHFSQATTIEAKGKLVFISGMTARKADGTIAGIGDVEAQTRQVCENLKAAAEAAGGGLEDIVRVDVYVRNIEHFPIIHKVRAEYFKAPVPASTMVEVAKMVSHEYLIEISAIAVLPNG; this is encoded by the coding sequence ATGAAAGAGCAGATTACCAGCGACAAGCTCGCAAAGCCGAATGGTCACTTCTCGCAGGCGACCACGATCGAAGCGAAGGGCAAGCTGGTCTTCATCTCGGGTATGACGGCTCGCAAGGCCGATGGCACCATTGCCGGTATCGGCGATGTGGAAGCCCAGACCCGTCAGGTCTGCGAGAACCTCAAGGCGGCGGCCGAGGCTGCCGGCGGCGGGCTCGAGGACATCGTTCGCGTGGACGTCTATGTCCGCAACATCGAGCACTTCCCGATCATCCACAAGGTCCGCGCCGAGTACTTCAAGGCGCCGGTCCCGGCTTCGACCATGGTCGAGGTCGCCAAGATGGTCAGCCACGAATACCTCATCGAGATCAGCGCCATTGCGGTGCTGCCGAACGGCTAA
- a CDS encoding fumarylacetoacetate hydrolase family protein, producing MRLATVNVSGSPRVGLVEGELIRLLPAQEGDMVTLIGRGKAEIERLVKASPLDTIPLADAKLMAPIQRFSRDVLCTGWNYWDHFEESRGKREGQDVDKPKAPTFFTKGPNTVIGPCDEIGLDPHISAKWDYEAEVGIVIGKRCRSVSKAEALDYVFGYFLANDVSQRDLQRRHGGQWLKGKSIDKTMPIGPFIVTGDELDVPEITLELTLNGQTMQSAKLKQMAFPIAELVAELSFGMTLEPGDIIITGTPSGIGNAREPAIFLKPGDEMVVSGTGLGQLRNRVVEADLHGTTDIPSMSETK from the coding sequence ATGCGTCTTGCTACCGTCAATGTCTCCGGCTCGCCGCGCGTCGGCTTGGTCGAAGGCGAACTGATCCGTCTGCTGCCGGCCCAGGAGGGTGACATGGTCACCCTCATCGGGCGGGGCAAGGCCGAAATCGAGCGGCTGGTGAAAGCCTCGCCGCTCGACACGATTCCCTTGGCCGATGCCAAGCTGATGGCACCGATCCAGCGTTTCAGCCGCGACGTGCTCTGCACCGGCTGGAACTACTGGGACCATTTTGAAGAAAGCCGCGGCAAGCGCGAGGGACAGGACGTCGACAAGCCCAAGGCGCCGACGTTCTTCACCAAGGGCCCGAACACGGTGATCGGCCCCTGCGACGAGATCGGGCTGGACCCGCATATCTCGGCCAAATGGGACTACGAGGCCGAAGTCGGCATCGTCATCGGCAAGCGTTGCCGCTCCGTCTCCAAGGCCGAGGCGCTGGACTATGTGTTCGGCTATTTCCTCGCCAACGACGTGTCGCAGCGCGACCTGCAGCGCCGCCATGGCGGGCAGTGGCTCAAGGGCAAGAGCATCGACAAGACCATGCCGATCGGCCCCTTCATCGTCACCGGCGATGAACTGGACGTGCCCGAGATCACGCTGGAGCTGACCCTTAACGGCCAGACCATGCAGAGCGCCAAGCTCAAGCAGATGGCGTTCCCGATTGCCGAGCTGGTGGCCGAACTCTCGTTCGGCATGACGCTGGAGCCGGGCGACATCATCATCACCGGCACGCCTTCGGGCATCGGCAATGCGCGCGAACCGGCGATTTTCCTGAAACCGGGCGACGAGATGGTCGTTTCGGGCACGGGGCTGGGCCAGTTGCGCAACCGCGTGGTCGAGGCCGACCTTCACGGAACGACCGATATCCCTTCGATGAGCGAGACCAAATGA
- a CDS encoding SDR family NAD(P)-dependent oxidoreductase → MKATFDATGDVIVITGGANGIGRALALTASKAGAQVVVCDMNEDAMASLRAEAPAIATRKLDVSDRAAVFSTFEGIETEFGHIDGLVCGAAIQPRTNIHEMDPSEWEKVIGVNLNGVVWCYQAAIGGMIDRRRGSIVAFSSGLAHQGWAKASAYAATKAGLIAFLKSAGKEVAEHRVKVNVIWPGVIDTPQYRNANPGAEGDSWKNTLGVGSPEDVVGPLMFLLSDAATMSASVLSRDMAYTRNEE, encoded by the coding sequence ATGAAAGCAACGTTCGATGCCACAGGCGATGTGATCGTCATTACCGGCGGGGCCAACGGCATCGGACGGGCCCTGGCGCTGACGGCCTCCAAGGCCGGTGCGCAGGTCGTGGTCTGCGACATGAATGAAGACGCGATGGCGAGCCTTCGGGCCGAAGCGCCCGCCATTGCCACCCGCAAGCTCGACGTCTCCGACCGCGCGGCGGTGTTCTCGACCTTCGAGGGCATCGAAACCGAGTTCGGACATATCGACGGGCTCGTCTGCGGCGCCGCGATCCAGCCGCGCACCAATATCCACGAGATGGACCCTTCCGAATGGGAGAAGGTCATCGGGGTCAACCTCAATGGCGTGGTCTGGTGCTACCAGGCGGCCATCGGCGGCATGATCGATCGCCGCCGCGGCTCCATCGTGGCCTTCTCTTCCGGTCTCGCCCATCAGGGCTGGGCCAAGGCCTCGGCCTATGCGGCGACCAAGGCGGGCCTCATCGCCTTCCTCAAGAGCGCCGGCAAGGAAGTGGCCGAGCACCGGGTCAAGGTCAACGTGATCTGGCCGGGCGTCATCGACACTCCGCAATACCGCAACGCCAATCCGGGCGCGGAAGGCGACAGCTGGAAGAACACGCTGGGCGTCGGTTCGCCCGAAGACGTGGTGGGGCCGCTCATGTTCCTGCTCTCGGACGCCGCGACGATGAGCGCGTCGGTGCTGAGCCGCGACATGGCCTACACACGTAATGAAGAATAA